The genomic stretch CAACTAGAGCCAGGAGATATTCTCATCGCAGGATCGGATGGTCGGGACGATTTACTGATTTCACATACAGCAGATGGAAAAAGAGTGATCAACGAAGATGAGAGGTTATTCTTAAAAGTCGTCGAATCCGGGAAGGGGGAACTCGACAAAATTTATGATGAGTTGGCTAAGTATGGAAGTCTCACAGACGACTTGTCCTTGTTACGTGTTTCTTATATCGAAGAAAAAGCGCGTTACAAGATCGAAAAAGATCGTTTGAAAGAAATCCAAGCACTTCTTCTCAAGGCAAAAGAAGCCAGTGAATCCTCTGATTTACAAGAAGCAGTTTCTTATCTAGAGGAGGCAAACTCCCTAGAGGAAAATATTCCAGAGATCAAAAAGAAATTCATCCAACTCTATCTGAAATTAAAAGACTATGGGAATGCCAAAAAGATGGCGAAAGACTATAGTTTGTTAAAACCAATGGATACGGAGATCATGTACATCACAGCATTTTGTGCTCGTAAAGTGGCTGATGTCAAAACTGCGATTGATTTTGGGGAACGGGTTCGCCTTCGCGATCCAAACCATGTCAAAAATTTGATCAATTTGGGGCAGACGTATTTGGCGGATAAAAATTTAGCTCGGGCAGAGAATATACTCAGTTCCGCTTTAGAGTTAGATCCTGAAAATCCGAGTTTGCAAAGGCTTCTTGACCACATTCGGAAGAAACAAAACAAACAAGATGTTGTAGGTTAGAGTCTAAGGTTTACATTGAGTGAATCATTTGAGATTACAGTTTCCCACAAGTTTGGGGAGTTTACAAGGGAAGACTGGAATCTTCTGGTTCCGGCAGATTCGGTCTTCCAGGAATATGAATTTCTAGCAGGGTTAGAGAAGACAGGTTGTATCGGAGATTCGGATTGGACTCCAGTCCTAATCTCTGCTAGGCGAAACGGGATTCTCTGGGGAGTCCTTCCGGCTTATATTCGGAGTGATTCCTATGGGGAATATATTTTCGATTTCCAGTGGGCCAATGCCTTTCACCGAGCAGGGATTCCCTATTACCCGAAACTCACCGTGGCGGTTCCCTTCACCCCAGTGACTGGAAGCCGGATTTTACTCCATCCAAATCTTTCGCCATCCGAAAGAGATTTTTTAAGTTCCGAACTTTTGCAAAGACTGGTTCATTTCGGAAAGGAAAAGGAAACCTCTTCGGTTCACCTTTTATTCTGCAAAGAAGAAGAACGAAAAATTGGGATCCAAAATTCTTTTGCTCCTCGGCTTTCTCATCAATACCACTGGTTTAATAGAGGTTTTGCGAGTTTTGATGAGTTTTTAGCAACACTCGTAAAGGACAGAAGAAAAACCATTCGCCAAGAACGTCGGAAAATTTCGGAATCAGGTCTTACCATTCAAACTCTAACTGGCGATGCCATTACAGAAGACCATGCCCATATTTTTTATGAATTCTATAAAGACACCCATTCTAAAAAATGGGGACAACCTTACTTAAACCGTCAATTTTTTATAGAGATGTATCATAACTTTCGCCACCGGCTTCTATTAGTATTAGCATCGGATCCAGAGGGAAAACCAATCGGCGGGAGTTGGAATGTATTTCGGGAAGGGTTTTTATTTGGAAGATATTGGGGTGCTCTGGAGCATATTCCCAATTTGCATTTTGAATGTTGTTATTACCGATTGATTGATTATGCCATAGAGCATAAAATGGAACGAGTGGAAGCGGGAGCCCAAGGAGAACATAAATTCCTCAGGGGTTATGAAGCGGTTCCCATGTATAGTTTGCATCATATTTATAATGAACAAGGCCGAGCCGCCATCGAATCCTATTTGGAACGAGAGATTGCTATGGAAAGGGAAAATATTTCCGCCTACAATGCGCAGTCCCCAATTAAGGCTCTGCGGGAGGGATAATGTCAGATCCAAAACGAAAGTCCTACACGGACATGAATGTAGAACTTCTCGAAAGAGAAAAACAAAAACAAAAATTAAAAAAACCGGATCGGTATAAGGTAATCCTCATCAATGATGATTACACTCCCCAGGAATTTGTAGTTTATGTTCTCGCTAATGTTTTTCGGAAATCTATGGAAGAATCCCGTCAAATTATGTGGAAGGCGCATACTTCGGGTTCAGCCGTTTGCGGGGTGTATTCTTTAGACATTGCAAGAACCAAAGTCGCAGAAGTGCACAAACTGGCAGACGATGCGGGACATCCATTACAATGCCAATTGGCAAAAGAGGAGGACGAATGAACCTTTCCACAGATTTAGAAAAGAGTTTGGAGCTTGCAGGAAAAGAAGCATCCAAATACCACCATGAATTTATAACCTTAGAACATTTGTTATATGGATTGACTTATAATGAAAAAACGAAGGAAGTCCTTGTCAATGTCGGTTGCGATTTAGACCTTCTCAGAAAAGAACTTACCGAATACTTTCAAGAGGACCTTTCCACAATCGCCGTTCCTAATTTAAAAATCCAACCTCGCTATACAGTGGGAGTTCAGTTTGTCATTCAATTTGCAGCCTTTCACGTTCAAAATTCCGGCAAAGAGGAAGTGGATGGAAATAATGTCCTCGTGGCCCTCTTTCGAGAAGAAGATAGCCAAGCCTATTACCTACTCGCCAAACAAGAAGTCAACCGCCTCGATGTGATCAAATACATTTCCCATGGAATCAAAAAAGAAAAAGATAGCGAAGAGCCTGAGTTTGCCGAAGAAGCAGAGACAGGCGAAGCGGAAGGTGGGTCTCGCAAATCGGCTTTGGAAAAATTTTGTGTGAATCTCACTGAAAGAGCCAAACAAGGAAAACTAGATCCTTGCATTGGACGAGAAGTAGAAATAGAAAGAACCATTCATATTCTGTCACGTCGACGTAAAAACAATCCCATCTTTGTGGGAGAAGCCGGTGTAGGAAAAACTTCCATTGTAGAAGGAATTGCCGAACGTGTGGTGAAGGGGCTTGTTCCGAAAAGTCTTTTGAATATGGAAATTTATTCTTTGGATATGGGGCTTGTCATGGCCGGAACCAAGTTCCGCGGAGAATTTGAAGAACGACTCAAGGCCATCTTACAAGAAGTAGTCGGAAAACCAGAACGAATTATCTTTGTCGATGAAATTCATACCATCGTAGGTGCCGGCGCTGTTTCTGGAGGAAGCCTGGATGCATCCAATTTAATGAAACCAGCACTTGCCAATGGAGAACTCAAATGCGTTGGAACTACCACTTACAAAGAATACAAATCAATCTTTGAAAAAGACCATGCCCTTTCGAGAAGGTTTCAAAAAATCGAAGTGACTGAGCCGTCTAGAGAAGATGCGATCGAGATCTTAAAAGGTCTGAAACCAAAGTACGAATCCTTTCACGGCGTGACGTATAGTGTAAAAGCCATTGAAGCTTGTGTGGATTTATCCAGTTTGCATTTAAGAGACCGTTTTTTACCAGACAAAGCCATCGACCTAATGGATGAATCGGGCGCCTTTGTTAAGTTACGCGATGAGAAAAAAGAGAAACCAAAAAAACAAGTGGGGATTTTAGAAATTGAATCCCTTGTCGCAAAGATTGCCAAAATCCCAGAAAAAACTGTTAAGGCTGATGACAAAAAGAAATTGGAACACTTGGATTCGGAAATTAAATCCGTTGTCTTTGGGCAAGACCATGCCGTAGAACAAGTGGTGGATGCCATTCACTATTCTCGTTCTGGACTCAGTGATGAAGGAAAACCCATTGGTAGTTTTCTCTTTGTGGGTCCTACTGGTGTTGGAAAAACAGAAGTAGCCAAAACTTTGGCAGAGAAAATGGGTGTGGAATTTCTCCGTTTTGATATGAGTGAGTATATGGAAAAACATTCTGTATCTCGCCTGATTGGAAGTCCTCCCGGTTATGTGGGGTATGACCAAGGGGGCCAACTCACAGATGCCATTGCCAAAAATCCCCACTGTGTTTTGTTATTCGATGAAATCGAAAAAGCACATGAAGATATTTATAATATTTTACTTCAGGTAATGGACCATGCGACGCTTACCGATAGCACAGGAAAAAAAGCAGACTTTCGCAATGTCATTCTTATCTTAACGACCAATACAGGTGCCCAGGAAAGTTCGAAACCTCTCCTTGGTTTTGATACCGAAAGGTATGATGATCGTTCCATGAAAGCCATTGAAAGGACATTCACACCAGAATTTCGCAATCGTTTGACTGCTGTGATTGAGTTCCATGCTCTATCGATCCCAGTGGTGGAACTTGTAGTCAAAAGAATGTTTCGCACCTTACAAGCTAAAGCTGAAGAAAAAGGGATTCGTTTGGAATTGTCCGAAAAAGCTGTTCGTTATCTTGCCGAAACTGGTTATGACAAGGCCATGGGGGCAAGGCCCATCCAAAGGATTCTTAATTCGGAAATTGGAAAACCTCTTTCCAAAAAAATCCTTTTCCACAAAGATAAAGTGAATCGTTACCTTGTGGATGTGAAAGAGAAAGATGGAAAAGAAGTTTTAGAAATCTTGGAAGTGAATTCGTAAAGGTTTCTTTCGATTCTAAATTGTTTGATTCGCTTATTTATGGACCAGGCAAACGAGTAGGTCCATAAGACTCAGATTTTATGTGTGAAGTCTTCCTAATACCTCATCTTCCTTTTTGAAGGTGAGGTATCCAAAGACAAAAGCCCCCAATACAGATCCTAAAAACAAATAGAATGGTATATGAAGTCCCACTTCTTCAGGTTTCACAAAGTCATAAAAATAACGTTTGGGATCCAAATACCCCCAGATCACAAAAACAACCGAAACCATCTGGCTTGAAAAAAACCAAATCCTTGTCCATTGAGACTTCCAGAAACCAAGGAAGAAAAAATTGAGAAGACCTAGGAGAATGAAAACCGAGTTGAGTTTGGGTCCAAGCGAAATAGATTCCTTGATTTCAAAAAAACGAATTTCATAAGAGAACCAAGGAAGGATAGAGAAGAGTAGCTGTAGGAATAAAAAGATAAAAAATATTTTATCAAAAAAAAGTTTTGTGTCCCAATAGCGATAAAGAGAAAGGAAAATTCTTTTTGTCAAAAACCACCAAGCAAGGATTAACTCAGGAACAAAGAGAAATGAGTCTTTTGTAAACTGAAAAACAGCGATACATTTTATAAAAAAAGAATTTGTCATTCGACTTCAGCTACCACTTCCAATTCCACACTAGCATCTAAAGGAAGTGAACTCACGCCAATCGCAAATCTAGCATGTTTTCCTTTGTCTCCAAAGATAGCAGCTACAAGTTCGGAGGCACCGTTGGCAACCAAGTGGTGCTCGGTAAATTCTGGACTAGAGGAGACAAAGACACCTAACTTCACAATCGATTTGATTTTGTCTAAGGATTCAATTTGAACTAAGATAGCGGCAAGGGCATTCAGTAAACATTGTTTGGCTTCCTCTTGTGCTTCGGCAAGGGTGACTTCCTTTCCTACCTTCCCTGTTTTTCGTAATTTTCCGGCGACTAGCGGCAATTGACCGGAGGTAAAAACGAGGTTTCCGACACGTTTGGAAGGGATATAAGCAGCAAGGGCCGCAGGAACAGGAGGGATTTCTAGACCTAATTGTTTCAAAGTATCTTGGATAGGCATTGGATTCCAAGCTAGGTGGGTTGGCCTTCAGGGACAAAATTTTTTTTTAAAATCTTATAAAATATAAAACATTCTTGACGACTAGCAGTCAAACATTTAGAGTGCTAACGAAAGTAGCAGCTGTGTGAAGCGAGTGCTAACAAGGAGAATGAGCATGTTGTTCCGAATTCTAGACCCACAAACGAAAGCAAATCAGTTCTGGAGAGACTTTGACCGATTGAACGATGAGTTGACCCGATCCATTTTGGATAGCCAATTCGGTTCTTCTTCCAATTTCCCTCCAGTGAATGTTTATACAAAGGAAGATGAAGCCCTGGTCACTTGTTTACTCCCTGGGATGGAAGCTGACGCGATCGATATTAATGTAAAAGATAATCTTCTTTCTATCCATGGGAAGAAAAAAGCCGAGGAGCTGGCGGAAGGAACAGAAGTGCACCGTCGCGAAATTTTTAATGGGGAATTTCATAGAACTTTGGAGTTACCATTTCGCGTCGATCAGGAGCATGTCCTTGCGAAATTTACCAATGGAGTTTTAAACATCCATCTTCCTCGCAGAGAAGAAGATAAACCTAAAAAAGTATCCATCATTGCAGGTTAAGGAGAGAATTATGAATACACTTACTCAAGAAAACAATAGGGAAGTCACAGAAAAAGTTGCCGAGAAAGGTGAAAAGACACCGGCAAAAGTTTACTCACCAAACGTGGATGTGTTGGAAACAGAAGAGGCTATTCTTTTCCGTGTGGAAATGCCTGGTGTCGACCAATCTTCTGTGGAGATATCGATTGAAAAAGACCAATTGATTTTAGAAGGAAAGTTTGTTCCGCCAACAGAATCTCGTGGCCAAGTGCGACTTGCAGAATACAGAGAAGGAAACTACTTCCGTAAATTTACTATCGGAAAAGCAATTCATTCTGATAAAGCCGTTGCAAAAATGAAGAACGGGATTTTGGAATTAACACTTCCCAAAATGGAACCGAAAAAAACAAAAATCGAAATTCAAAAGTAAACAAGTTCTTGTTAGGTGTTTGGTAATCCCTAATGAAATTTCGTTACAAGCCCGGTTTGTCAGCTCTGACATACCGGGTTTTCTTTTTAAAAGAGTCAGATTACTATTTTATAAAAGGGTACGAATCGTTTCCAAAAGTTTTTGGTTTTCTTCCGGGGTTCCGATCGTGATTCGAATGTAGTCTTTCGAAATTCCTGTGGAAAAATAACGAATGAGGATATTCTTTTCTTTCAACTGTAAATACAGACTTTCCGGAGAGATGCCTTGTTTTGGTTTACAAAATAAAAAATTGGTCGAAGAGTTTGGAAGGGTAAATCCAAGGGTTTCTAATTCTATTTTTAACTTTGTTCTTTCCTGGATTACAAGAGAACGTTTTTCTAAAAAGTATTCTTTGTCTGCAAAAGATGCTTCTGCAATCACTTGTTCTAAAATTCCCACATTATAAGAATCCTTTAGTTTGCGGATCCAAGTGATGACATCAATTGATCCCACAAGATATCCAACCCGAAGTCCTGCCAGTGCATAAGATTTAGAAAAGGTACGGGAGACCACAAGATTGGGATGATTTTTGATTTCTGAAATTAAACTTGTATTAGGTTCCGTGAAATCAATATAAGCTTCGTCAGAAAGAACTACGCCAGAAAAATTTTTAACCAAGCTTAAGAGTTTCTCTTTTTCTTCTTCCACACCTGTCGGGGCATTGGGATGGGCAAAACAAAGTAACTTGCCCTTTTCTTTTAATAAAGATTCAAAATCAAAATGTAAATTGGGAAGGAGGGGAACTGCTTTGTAAATGGCTCCCACCATCATTTGTTCCGTAAGCACTGGGTAATAGGAATAAGTAGGATCTGGCGCGACCACCACATCCCCTGGACCAACGAGAGTATGGAATAACATACGTAAGGCTTCATCGGAACCATTGGTGACTAAAATTTGGTTGGGATCCAAATCATAGTCTTTGGCAATGAGTTCTTGTAATTTCCTTGCATGGTAGTTGGGATACTTTCGTAAAACACCTGTTTGTAAAACTTTCTCTACGGCTTCTTTGATTTTAGGAGAAGGGGGGTAGGGGTTTTCGTTGGTGTTGAGTTTGATGGTAGAGGTGCTAAGGCCTGGTTGTTCCCCAGGCGTGTATGGTTTGAAGGCTGGTAGTTCCTTTCGCACCAGGGATTCCATAGAAAATGTATTGTTCTGACTTGTCACAGGATTACAACCGGTTAAGGGCATTGATATAGGCTTTTGCACAGGCTTCAATGATGTCTGTGGAATCTCCTTTTCCTACCACTCGTCTTTCCCCGTCCTCTAAGGTTACGGAAGCTTCCGCCATGGCATCGGTTCCTTCTGTCACAGGAGAAATCACAAGCCGAGAAAGGAGGGGGGAAAGTCCAGTCACTTGGTTTATGGCTTTGAAGATACTATCCACCGGTCCATCTCCGTGCGCTTCTCCCTGTTTGGTTTCCCCTTTGACGGACAAAGTAATTTTGGAATCAGGAGTTTTGTTCGTTCCTGTGTTTTGTTCAAAGGAAACGAGTCGGTAGATTTCATCGACTTGGGAACGACTGATTTCTCCTTGGAAGAGTGCCGCAATGTCTTCATCAAAGACTTCCTTCTTTTTATCCGCAATCTCAAGGAAACGGTTGTAGGCATTGTCGATCTCTTCTGGTTTGGGATCAAATCCCATACGGATGATGCGATCTTTGAATCCTGCTCTTCCGGAGTGACGACCAAGAACCATACGATTGGATTTTAGTCCTACCGATTCGGGAGTCATAATTTCATAAGTTTGTCTATTTTTAATCACACCATCTTGGTGGATTCCAGATTCATGTGCAAAGGCATTGGCGCCCACAATGGCTTTGTTAGGTTGGACAACCATGCCCGTTGTGGTTTTTACTAAATGAGATCCGCGGGTGATGAGAGTGGAATCTATTCTTGTCTCCACCCCAAAGGCATCTTTTCTTGTTTTTAAAGCCATCACCACTTCTTCCATAGCAGTGTTTCCCGCTCGTTCCCCGATCCCGTTGATTGTACATTCAATCTGACGACCGCCGGCAAGAACGGTTGCTAGAGAGTTTGCTACGGCAAGGCCTAAATCATTATGGCAATGCGCAGAAAAAATCACTTTGTCAGCACCTTTCACTTCTTTTTTTAAGAAACGAAATAAATCCATATATTCTTGTGGGGTTGTATATCCCACAGTGTCTGGAATGTTGATGGTCGTTGCCCCTTCTTCGATCACAGCTTCGACTAACTCGCGCAAAAAAGACCATTCGGAACGTGTAGCATCCTCTGGGGAAAATTCTACGTCTGTAACAAAGTCTCTTGCCATCTTGACTGCAATCCTTGCCATCTCCAAAACTTCTGCGGGAGACTTACCCAATTTGTGTTTCATATGGATGGGAGAAGAAGCTATAAAGGTATGAATTCGTTTAAGTTTGGCTGGTTTTAGGGCATCGCGTGCGGCTTCCAAGTCAGGGCGAAGGGCTCTAGCTAATCCGCAAATAATAGGGCCTTCAATTTCTCGCGCAATTCTTTCTACGGCTTTGAATTGGACAGGAGAGGAAACTGGAAACCCAGCTTCGATGATATCGACTTTCATTCGGGCAAGGTGTTGGGCAATTTCCACCTTTTCATCTTCGCTCATCGCAGCCCCGGGGCATTGTTCCCCGTCCCTTAGAGTGGTATCAAATATGCGTACGTAATCTTCCATCTCCTTCCAGATCATAGGTTCGCTTCACTCTGTCAAGTGCGTATGGAATGCCCCTGTGATCCAATGGTAGGGTCTCCCGTCTTTGCCGATGGGGATGGGGGTTTGGGATCCCTGGCTCCAGAACCGGATGGGTTTTTCCAAATCATAGGTCACTTCCTTGTCTGTGATGGAGGAGAACCTTGCTCTGACTTCTGCTCTGGGAAAAGGGAGGGTGAAAAGGAAGGCCATCATTCCTCCAAGTGTCACAAAAAGAACCCAGCGGGAAATCCATTGGGTATAAGAAACAAGAACCCAAGTGATTCCGAACAGGGCAAAGAACCAGAGGGGAAATAAATACCGGATGGGATAAGGATGGAGGTAAGTAAACCTGCCCACAAGTAGGAGGAGTCCGAGTAGGACGGGAAAAAACACAACAAGGAGGTGGCGGATGAGTTTAGGAAATTTTGGATAACTAAAGAAGACCAAACCCATAAGGAGAAGAATCGATTTTCCTTGGTAGTAGATATGTTTCGAAAAGTCCCAAAGATAAGTTCCAGAGAGTAAGAATATACTTTCTAAAGTTTGGTCTGCGAGATACTTTCCTAGAATCTGAAAACTTCCAGGAATCTGAAAAATCTGTTTCAAACCAAGGAATACGAGTTCATTGAAGAGAAGAAACAATAGTCCTAAAATCCAAAAACGTTTCTTTTGAAAATAAGAAATTCGCTCTGTCAATGGCTTCTTTGTATTCCAAATCCGAACCACAAAAAATGAGAGGGCACCCACGGAAAATGAAAATCGGTCCGAGAGATAAAGCAGAGAGAAGCTGAAGAAAAAGAATGCGGTTAAATGATTGGGGAGAAATTGGTGAGGGTTATTCTTTTGGTGATCCTTATCAGTGTCATTTAACACCGAATAAAGATATATGGCAAGAAGAAGGGAAAAAAAGAATCCAGTGCTGTGGTGTGCTTGAGTTAGAAAATAAACCAAAGGAAGGGGATGGTCACTAGTCCAATATCCTACGAGAGAAAGTGAGATAAAAAGAAATTCGAAACGAAAGAGAAACTCTAGTGATTCGGTTTTCGTTACATATTTGGAAATGAAAATGGAAATTCCGAGTAATACAAAAAGCATCTGGAGGGTTCCATAAGCTGCTGGAATATATAAAAAGGGAACAAAGGGATAGAGGATAAGATTTATAAATAGATCGGGAAAGAAATATGGAGATGGAGGTAAAAACCAATGAAAGATCCCTGCTCCAGAAACTAAGTCCTTTAAAAGTAAAGGTAAATAGAGATTATCTGCCGAATGGATTGGTTCGAAGTAGATGGTTTCGCATAACAGAAAATTGATGATGCCGGACATTAAAAAGAATAAAAAAAAGGAAAATTTCGATGGGGATTGGATCGACATAGGACTCTAAAGAGGGAACCTCAACAATACGTAGTGAGTTCCTAGGATGATGAATACAACAAAAAACATGGATTTAGTCCTTCCTCAGTTTTTCTCTGTCAATTTAGACGGCGGTGAGAATACCGCAGTTTCTCTGAGATTCTACCAATCGTTTTTAGGGGGGACTGTCCTAAAAGAAAGTTTTGGTCATTCGGAATTGAAATTAGAATCAGGGGAATGTTTGGTCTTTTCCAAAATGACAGAACATTGTCCGGTACGACCAGGAACCATCACTCTGAGTTGTGACACATCCATTCGCCAACATCCGGAGTTTCTTTCCCTGAAACTTGTGCAATCGGTGCCAGAAAAAACCTATTCTTTGTATGAAGATCCTTGGGGAAATTGGGTATGGATTTACTTTTTAGATTCTAAAAATTCAGCTAAGCGGTCCGGATAGTCTGTAATTAAGCCCGCCACTCCTACCTCTAGCAACTGTTTCCATTCTTCTTCTGTATTGGTGGTATAAGGTATCACAAGCAGAGATTCTTCTTTTAAGCCTTGAACAAATTCCTTAGTGCAAGCAGATAAGTGCGGAAGTATTAGGTCCGGTTCATAGTTCTTATAACTCTCGTTTAGCGAATC from Leptospira wolbachii serovar Codice str. CDC encodes the following:
- a CDS encoding GNAT family N-acetyltransferase; protein product: MSESFEITVSHKFGEFTREDWNLLVPADSVFQEYEFLAGLEKTGCIGDSDWTPVLISARRNGILWGVLPAYIRSDSYGEYIFDFQWANAFHRAGIPYYPKLTVAVPFTPVTGSRILLHPNLSPSERDFLSSELLQRLVHFGKEKETSSVHLLFCKEEERKIGIQNSFAPRLSHQYHWFNRGFASFDEFLATLVKDRRKTIRQERRKISESGLTIQTLTGDAITEDHAHIFYEFYKDTHSKKWGQPYLNRQFFIEMYHNFRHRLLLVLASDPEGKPIGGSWNVFREGFLFGRYWGALEHIPNLHFECCYYRLIDYAIEHKMERVEAGAQGEHKFLRGYEAVPMYSLHHIYNEQGRAAIESYLEREIAMERENISAYNAQSPIKALREG
- the clpS gene encoding ATP-dependent Clp protease adapter ClpS: MSDPKRKSYTDMNVELLEREKQKQKLKKPDRYKVILINDDYTPQEFVVYVLANVFRKSMEESRQIMWKAHTSGSAVCGVYSLDIARTKVAEVHKLADDAGHPLQCQLAKEEDE
- the clpA gene encoding ATP-dependent Clp protease ATP-binding subunit ClpA; the protein is MNLSTDLEKSLELAGKEASKYHHEFITLEHLLYGLTYNEKTKEVLVNVGCDLDLLRKELTEYFQEDLSTIAVPNLKIQPRYTVGVQFVIQFAAFHVQNSGKEEVDGNNVLVALFREEDSQAYYLLAKQEVNRLDVIKYISHGIKKEKDSEEPEFAEEAETGEAEGGSRKSALEKFCVNLTERAKQGKLDPCIGREVEIERTIHILSRRRKNNPIFVGEAGVGKTSIVEGIAERVVKGLVPKSLLNMEIYSLDMGLVMAGTKFRGEFEERLKAILQEVVGKPERIIFVDEIHTIVGAGAVSGGSLDASNLMKPALANGELKCVGTTTYKEYKSIFEKDHALSRRFQKIEVTEPSREDAIEILKGLKPKYESFHGVTYSVKAIEACVDLSSLHLRDRFLPDKAIDLMDESGAFVKLRDEKKEKPKKQVGILEIESLVAKIAKIPEKTVKADDKKKLEHLDSEIKSVVFGQDHAVEQVVDAIHYSRSGLSDEGKPIGSFLFVGPTGVGKTEVAKTLAEKMGVEFLRFDMSEYMEKHSVSRLIGSPPGYVGYDQGGQLTDAIAKNPHCVLLFDEIEKAHEDIYNILLQVMDHATLTDSTGKKADFRNVILILTTNTGAQESSKPLLGFDTERYDDRSMKAIERTFTPEFRNRLTAVIEFHALSIPVVELVVKRMFRTLQAKAEEKGIRLELSEKAVRYLAETGYDKAMGARPIQRILNSEIGKPLSKKILFHKDKVNRYLVDVKEKDGKEVLEILEVNS
- a CDS encoding RidA family protein, with product MPIQDTLKQLGLEIPPVPAALAAYIPSKRVGNLVFTSGQLPLVAGKLRKTGKVGKEVTLAEAQEEAKQCLLNALAAILVQIESLDKIKSIVKLGVFVSSSPEFTEHHLVANGASELVAAIFGDKGKHARFAIGVSSLPLDASVELEVVAEVE
- a CDS encoding Hsp20/alpha crystallin family protein, with translation MLFRILDPQTKANQFWRDFDRLNDELTRSILDSQFGSSSNFPPVNVYTKEDEALVTCLLPGMEADAIDINVKDNLLSIHGKKKAEELAEGTEVHRREIFNGEFHRTLELPFRVDQEHVLAKFTNGVLNIHLPRREEDKPKKVSIIAG
- a CDS encoding Hsp20/alpha crystallin family protein, with protein sequence MNTLTQENNREVTEKVAEKGEKTPAKVYSPNVDVLETEEAILFRVEMPGVDQSSVEISIEKDQLILEGKFVPPTESRGQVRLAEYREGNYFRKFTIGKAIHSDKAVAKMKNGILELTLPKMEPKKTKIEIQK
- the hisC gene encoding histidinol-phosphate transaminase; this encodes MESLVRKELPAFKPYTPGEQPGLSTSTIKLNTNENPYPPSPKIKEAVEKVLQTGVLRKYPNYHARKLQELIAKDYDLDPNQILVTNGSDEALRMLFHTLVGPGDVVVAPDPTYSYYPVLTEQMMVGAIYKAVPLLPNLHFDFESLLKEKGKLLCFAHPNAPTGVEEEKEKLLSLVKNFSGVVLSDEAYIDFTEPNTSLISEIKNHPNLVVSRTFSKSYALAGLRVGYLVGSIDVITWIRKLKDSYNVGILEQVIAEASFADKEYFLEKRSLVIQERTKLKIELETLGFTLPNSSTNFLFCKPKQGISPESLYLQLKEKNILIRYFSTGISKDYIRITIGTPEENQKLLETIRTLL
- a CDS encoding 2-isopropylmalate synthase, with translation MIWKEMEDYVRIFDTTLRDGEQCPGAAMSEDEKVEIAQHLARMKVDIIEAGFPVSSPVQFKAVERIAREIEGPIICGLARALRPDLEAARDALKPAKLKRIHTFIASSPIHMKHKLGKSPAEVLEMARIAVKMARDFVTDVEFSPEDATRSEWSFLRELVEAVIEEGATTINIPDTVGYTTPQEYMDLFRFLKKEVKGADKVIFSAHCHNDLGLAVANSLATVLAGGRQIECTINGIGERAGNTAMEEVVMALKTRKDAFGVETRIDSTLITRGSHLVKTTTGMVVQPNKAIVGANAFAHESGIHQDGVIKNRQTYEIMTPESVGLKSNRMVLGRHSGRAGFKDRIIRMGFDPKPEEIDNAYNRFLEIADKKKEVFDEDIAALFQGEISRSQVDEIYRLVSFEQNTGTNKTPDSKITLSVKGETKQGEAHGDGPVDSIFKAINQVTGLSPLLSRLVISPVTEGTDAMAEASVTLEDGERRVVGKGDSTDIIEACAKAYINALNRL
- a CDS encoding VOC family protein — translated: MMNTTKNMDLVLPQFFSVNLDGGENTAVSLRFYQSFLGGTVLKESFGHSELKLESGECLVFSKMTEHCPVRPGTITLSCDTSIRQHPEFLSLKLVQSVPEKTYSLYEDPWGNWVWIYFLDSKNSAKRSG